A window of Candidatus Syntrophosphaera sp. genomic DNA:
TGATTCATATCCCACCAACCTATTTGATGTTGGTAACCAGATTGTAAACGCTCAGGGCGATCGCGGCCTTGGATAGGAAATCCGCGACTCTGCTGAAGGCGTAGAAGATCGTTCCCGAAACGATTATGGTGTCTCCGGGCTGCAAGCGCAGGTCGTAAACCATGCTTTCTTTTTCCTGGCCGGTGTCCGGGTCAATTTCCCGGGTGACCTGAGTGCTGGTGGCAAGGAATTTGTTGTCAGCCGTTTCCATGTATTTTGTGAGATTGATCCAGATGATCTGGGCTTCGGATTCGACATCGATGTTGTTATTGGCGGGCCTGATGATCCTGATCTTGGAGAGCTTGGCGTCTTCGTCCGGCCCACCGGCCAATGCCAGCAAGGTGATGAAATCAGTATCGTCCGGGACCAGGTAGAGCCCTGGTTTATTCACGCGTCCCAACACGTAGACGTTCATTTTCAGCTTTTCAACACCACTGCGGTTGCCTTCATATGAATAGGCCGATATGCTGCTCGAAGTCGTGACTGAAGTTTGCGACTGGGCCAGCACTGGCAGCGCCATG
This region includes:
- a CDS encoding SLBB domain-containing protein, which gives rise to MKKILLSLIVICMALPVLAQSQTSVTTSSSISAYSYEGNRSGVEKLKMNVYVLGRVNKPGLYLVPDDTDFITLLALAGGPDEDAKLSKIRIIRPANNNIDVESEAQIIWINLTKYMETADNKFLATSTQVTREIDPDTGQEKESMVYDLRLQPGDTIIVSGTIFYAFSRVADFLSKAAIALSVYNLVTNIK